The stretch of DNA ACGACTTCTCGCGCTACATTATCGCCTGGAAACTGTGCACCAACATGCGCGCCGAGGATGTGACCGACACGCTCGACCTGGCCCTTGGCGCATCGGGCTGCGACAGCGCCACGGTGCTGCACAAGCCCAGGCTGTTGTCGGATAATGGCCCCAGCTACATCGCCGGCGAATTGGCTGAATACATTGAGGCCCGGAAGATGAGCCACGTGCGCGGTGCCCCGATGCACCCGCAAACCCAGGGCAAGATCGAGCGCTGGCACCAAACCCTGAAAAACCGCATCCTGCTGGAAAACTACTTTTTGCCCGGCGACCTCGAAGCCCAAATCGAGGCCTTCGTCGAGTACTACAACCACCAGCGTTACCACGAGAGCCTGAACAACGTGACGCCCGCCGATGCCTACTTCGGCAGGGCTCCAGCCATCATCAAACAGCGCGAAAGGATCAAGCGACAGACCATCGAACATCGGCGCTTGCAACACCGCAAGCTCGCCGCCTAACATCAACCCCCAGACGAGGTCCGCACTCCGCTAATTTACGCCGCGAGTTGTGCCGAATGTTCTGACGACGGACAGCGGGCCATCCAGATCAGCGGGAATTTGGCGATCTGAACTCTCGGTCTCAACCCAGCCGCCGGCCGACATCGGAATGATCCCCGGCGAACCAGACGGTTGCTGATCCTGCGCGCCTTCTGCGTCGGCGAACGGATCGGGCTTGACGCTCTGGTCCGGCGTCCAGTGGTAGAGCCCGGAACATGCGTCGACGTTCATCGATCGCCGCTGCTTGGCGGAAGACGCGGATGCTCGGATTTGACTTAGTGTACGGCAGGAAGGATTGGCTGGGGAAGCGCAGCAACCCTGGGCGCACGAACACCGAGGCGACCGTGTCCCAGACCCCTAGGAAATGGATCGGCACCCGGCGCCCGCCAATCACGCGACGAAACTGCCAAGCGATGTCGAGCCGGTCCTCCCTATGTGCGCGCTTATACGCTTTGAGCGCATATTCGGCGAGGTGCGCTGATCGCGTTCGAGCAGGCCGATCAGGTGAATCAGGCCGGCAACCGCGCGTGCGTATAGGCGCCGCGGCTGAATCCGAAGAGAAAGATCCGATCGTCCGGCTCATAGATATCGATCAGATAGCAATAGGCAGCGAGGATATTGGCATCGAGGCCCCAGCCGGTGGCGAGCCCGAACGCCGCGATCGCGCTTTGCGCGGCGGGGCTCCAGTCGGTGGTCAGCGGCACAGTGCCGATGCCGGGATGATAGAAGACGTGCTGATTGTCGCTGCGTTCGGCGCAGCGATAGAGCTTCACGACATTGGTCAGGTTGTCCTTGACCTCGTTACTGGTGCCATCGAGCAGCAGGATGAGATTACGCGGCATGGGCGCTGCTATTCAGCCAGCCAGCGGGCATAGGCTTCGATATCGATCATCG from Novosphingobium sp. CECT 9465 encodes:
- a CDS encoding phospholipase effector Tle1 domain-containing protein; this translates as MSRTIGSFSSDSAAAPIRTRGCRPDSPDRPARTRSAHLAEYALKAYKRAHREDRLDIAWQFRRVIGGRRVPIHFLGVWDTVASVFVRPGLLRFPSQSFLPYTKSNPSIRVFRQAAAIDERRRMFRALPLDAGPERQARSVRRRRRRAGSATVWFAGDHSDVGRRLG
- a CDS encoding DUF2235 domain-containing protein, which translates into the protein MPRNLILLLDGTSNEVKDNLTNVVKLYRCAERSDNQHVFYHPGIGTVPLTTDWSPAAQSAIAAFGLATGWGLDANILAAYCYLIDIYEPDDRIFLFGFSRGAYTHARLPA